The following proteins are co-located in the Silene latifolia isolate original U9 population chromosome 1, ASM4854445v1, whole genome shotgun sequence genome:
- the LOC141652929 gene encoding uncharacterized protein LOC141652929, whose product MTGLFVNDSTWTWKTICKVKEQLKHGFIDNCWAPHQKGYTISHGYEWIMGTTPTQHWTIIVWNEWNVPKHSFNSWLIMQGGLNTKARLFSYGCCQDDLCILCAEQAETNEHLFTECKFSCQVQKYVEDWIERPFPTDSELLNVSDNSMKWKALALVLSCYRYIVWHQRNLARTQFSVARPVLVAERMKMVVQQQIRKFTDQRGGQNELNARTWIGFC is encoded by the coding sequence ATGACAGGATTATTTGTAAATGACTCAACTTGGACCTGGAAGACTATTTGTAAGGTGAAGGAGCAGCTTAAACATGGATTCATTGATAATTGTTGGGCTCCTCATCAAAAAGGTTATACAATTAGCCATGGATATGAATGGATTATGGGAACAACTCCTACTCAGCATTGGACAATAATAGTTTGGAATGAATGGAATGTGCCCAAACATTCCTTCAATTCATGGTTGATAATGCAGGGTGGATTGAATACCAAAGCCAGGCTCTTTTCGTATGGATGCTGTCAGGATGACCTGTGTATCCTGTGTGCAGAACAGGCTGAAACTAATGAGCATCTATTTACTGAATGTAAATTCAGTTGTCAAGTTCAGAAATATGTTGAAGATTGGATTGAACGTCCTTTCCCCACTGATAGTGAGCTGCTGAATGTTTCTGATAACAGCATGAAATGGAAGGCTCTAGCCTTGGTGCTCTCGTGCTACAGGTACATAGTTTGGCATCAACGCAATCTTGCTCGAACTCAGTTCAGTGTTGCCAGGCCTGTGCTAGTGGCAGAACGGATGAAGATGGTGGTCCAACAACAAATTCGCAAATTTACTGATCAAAGAGGAGGACAAAATGAGTTGAATGCAAGGACTTGGATCGGTTTCTGTTAA